A genomic stretch from Achromobacter spanius includes:
- the tnpA gene encoding IS66-like element accessory protein TnpA — MSKTELAQVPKRRSYPRALKSRIVAECWQPGISIAGVALAHGVNANLVHKWIRQAEQQDGTTPAFVPVALSAVPAAGRHIEIRLSRGPVQATVQWSESEAGACVAWLREWLR, encoded by the coding sequence ATGTCGAAGACAGAATTAGCACAGGTACCTAAGCGCCGGTCTTATCCGAGGGCGCTAAAGTCTCGGATTGTGGCCGAGTGCTGGCAGCCGGGGATATCCATCGCCGGGGTGGCGCTGGCGCACGGCGTGAATGCGAACCTGGTGCATAAGTGGATCCGTCAAGCCGAGCAGCAGGACGGCACGACGCCGGCATTCGTGCCAGTCGCGCTGTCGGCGGTACCCGCAGCGGGTCGCCATATCGAGATCCGCTTGTCGCGCGGTCCCGTGCAAGCAACGGTGCAGTGGTCGGAGAGCGAGGCGGGCGCCTGCGTGGCGTGGCTACGTGAGTGGCTGCGGTGA
- a CDS encoding IS1182 family transposase, which translates to MMGHQASWQERLFYAFNLEDLIPPTHLLRAIDRCLDLSELHRHLAEHYSHTGRPSIDPELMIRMLIVGYCYGIRSERRLCEEVQLNLAYRWFCRLGLEDAVPDHSTFSKNRHGRFRASDTFRWLFDEVVRRCMAAGLVKGEGFAVDASVVAADASRQRGVPASEATDWSNPALSTRAVREYLEALDDEAFEQTVPWRISQTDPQSRWTAAPGGPAFFAYSTNYLIDTEHGVILDVEATPAHCTAEVDSTKDRVEKRFDIIPDRLIGDTAYGTAPMLAWMVQDKGIEPHVPVWDRTQRKDDSLSSSDFEWDGEANEYRCPEGHALRSERRMFRIERTHVTKAGTVIYRASNTDCDKCAMKPRCCPNTPMRKIARSIHEDARDVARRIGATVQYQRSRHERKKVEVLFAHLKRILKIDRLRLRGLTGAADEFTLAAAVQNLRRLAMLTSPGPPVQGTGAPS; encoded by the coding sequence ATGATGGGTCATCAAGCGAGCTGGCAAGAGCGGTTGTTCTACGCCTTTAATCTTGAAGACCTCATTCCGCCGACTCACCTTCTGAGAGCAATTGATCGCTGTTTAGATCTGAGTGAACTCCACCGACACCTGGCAGAGCACTACAGCCATACTGGCCGCCCCTCCATTGATCCCGAACTCATGATCCGCATGTTGATCGTTGGGTATTGCTACGGCATCCGCTCCGAGCGTCGTCTGTGCGAAGAGGTTCAACTGAATCTTGCATATCGATGGTTCTGTCGTCTCGGCCTCGAGGATGCAGTGCCTGATCACTCGACCTTCTCCAAGAACCGACATGGACGTTTCCGCGCCAGCGATACCTTCCGCTGGTTGTTCGATGAAGTGGTCCGTCGTTGCATGGCTGCGGGCCTAGTCAAAGGCGAAGGCTTCGCTGTCGATGCCAGCGTCGTGGCTGCTGATGCGAGCCGCCAGCGCGGTGTTCCTGCCAGTGAGGCCACCGACTGGTCGAACCCGGCACTCAGCACGCGTGCCGTGCGCGAGTATCTCGAAGCGCTCGACGACGAAGCGTTCGAACAAACCGTTCCCTGGCGAATCTCGCAGACCGATCCGCAGTCACGGTGGACGGCCGCCCCTGGCGGTCCCGCATTCTTCGCTTATTCGACAAACTATCTGATCGATACCGAGCATGGCGTGATCCTCGACGTCGAAGCCACCCCTGCACATTGCACCGCAGAAGTGGACTCTACCAAGGATCGTGTCGAGAAACGATTCGACATCATCCCTGATCGGCTCATCGGCGATACCGCTTATGGCACGGCGCCGATGCTGGCGTGGATGGTGCAAGACAAGGGGATAGAGCCGCACGTCCCCGTCTGGGACAGAACCCAGCGCAAGGACGACAGTCTATCGAGCAGCGACTTCGAATGGGATGGCGAGGCCAACGAATATCGTTGCCCCGAGGGCCATGCACTGCGCAGCGAGCGGCGCATGTTCAGGATCGAACGCACTCACGTCACCAAGGCGGGCACCGTGATCTACCGGGCCAGCAACACGGACTGCGATAAGTGCGCGATGAAGCCGCGATGCTGCCCCAATACGCCGATGCGCAAGATCGCTCGCAGCATTCACGAGGATGCACGCGATGTAGCCAGGCGTATCGGCGCCACCGTGCAGTACCAGCGCTCACGTCACGAACGAAAGAAAGTCGAGGTGCTGTTTGCACACCTCAAACGTATTTTGAAGATCGACCGCTTGCGGTTGCGCGGACTTACTGGTGCAGCAGACGAATTCACGCTTGCAGCAGCCGTTCAGAACCTACGTCGTCTTGCGATGCTTACCTCTCCGGGGCCACCGGTTCAGGGCACAGGTGCGCCCAGTTGA
- a CDS encoding zinc-binding dehydrogenase codes for MAKGKLRVLIRGEYPLAQATRAPANMASRSTVGKLLLHMACN; via the coding sequence ATAGCCAAAGGCAAGCTCAGAGTGCTTATCAGAGGCGAGTATCCACTTGCCCAGGCCACAAGGGCCCCGGCAAATATGGCAAGCCGTTCCACCGTAGGCAAGCTGCTACTACACATGGCTTGCAACTGA
- a CDS encoding MATE family efflux transporter encodes MTAQTDSRSRDVQTERLLTAPILPVMLSLAGPTLLVMLSQTLVGLMEVWFLSQLGEDVLAGVSVVFPLLALTTALATGSVGGGMLGAVARALGRNDRVQANALVWHAVAIAVAFGLVTAGLVLAFGTVAFSAMGASGAALAHADHYAAVVFGGAPLIWLFNALLAVIRGSGNVRLPMRVVCGGGVILIPVSWLLIFGVAKGCCSRPPDRCGCNVGYLPTFSRSAACRPLSRQVPISPSPSSPATLGRTVWRPWPGTARLRDWNSCWCRSVSASAGLPRS; translated from the coding sequence ATGACCGCGCAGACCGATTCCCGCAGCCGTGACGTCCAGACCGAGCGCCTGCTGACCGCCCCAATTTTGCCTGTGATGTTGTCGCTTGCCGGCCCGACACTGCTGGTGATGCTCAGCCAAACCTTAGTCGGACTGATGGAGGTGTGGTTTCTCTCCCAGCTTGGTGAAGACGTGCTCGCTGGTGTGTCGGTTGTGTTTCCATTGCTGGCGTTGACGACGGCGCTTGCGACCGGCTCGGTCGGTGGGGGAATGCTTGGGGCGGTTGCGCGGGCGCTGGGGCGCAACGACCGCGTGCAAGCCAACGCGCTGGTTTGGCATGCTGTCGCCATTGCGGTGGCGTTTGGGCTTGTCACGGCGGGGCTCGTCTTGGCTTTTGGCACCGTGGCTTTCAGTGCCATGGGGGCCAGCGGCGCCGCGCTTGCGCACGCCGACCACTATGCCGCCGTCGTCTTTGGCGGGGCACCGCTGATTTGGCTGTTCAATGCACTGCTGGCGGTCATTCGGGGCAGTGGCAATGTGCGCTTGCCGATGCGGGTGGTGTGCGGCGGCGGCGTCATCCTGATACCGGTATCGTGGCTGCTGATCTTTGGCGTGGCCAAGGGGTGCTGCAGCCGGCCGCCAGACCGGTGCGGCTGCAACGTCGGCTATTTGCCGACATTCTCAAGGTCGGCGGCGTGTCGGCCCTTATCGCGACAAGTACCAATCTCACCATCGCCATCGTCACCGGCTACGTTGGGGCGTACGGTCTGGCGGCCGTGGCCGGGTACGGCGCGGCTGCGCGATTGGAATTCTTGTTGGTGCCGCTCAGTTTCGGCATCGGCGGGCCTGCCGCGATCCTGA
- a CDS encoding MATE family efflux transporter produces MAGYGAAARLEFLLVPLSFGIGGPAAILIGTNAAAGRIDRARRATLIAACLGFGVAEAIGLVVAIWPELWLD; encoded by the coding sequence GTGGCCGGGTACGGCGCGGCTGCGCGATTGGAATTCTTGTTGGTGCCGCTCAGTTTCGGCATCGGCGGGCCTGCCGCGATCCTGATTGGCACCAACGCGGCTGCGGGCAGGATCGATCGCGCACGCCGCGCAACCTTGATCGCAGCCTGTCTGGGGTTCGGCGTTGCCGAGGCTATTGGGTTGGTGGTTGCGATATGGCCCGAGTTATGGCTGGATTAA
- a CDS encoding DUF2185 domain-containing protein: MEKKFKLTSEEIKPLVIGRGGCIATDRITVEGFPVRFMYREAPDNSVDSGWRFLSGFEDNAYMDDPKNHGAYDVNTIANYDSSIVPLLDAPVGSVFEKRPESERFLAVHDWSPPEE; encoded by the coding sequence ATGGAAAAGAAATTCAAGCTGACCTCGGAAGAAATCAAACCCTTGGTTATCGGCCGAGGTGGATGCATTGCCACCGACCGGATAACAGTAGAAGGTTTTCCGGTTCGGTTCATGTACCGAGAGGCACCAGACAACAGTGTTGATAGCGGTTGGCGGTTCTTGAGCGGTTTTGAGGATAACGCGTATATGGACGATCCCAAGAATCATGGAGCCTATGACGTCAATACGATTGCCAATTACGACTCGAGTATCGTTCCGCTCCTTGATGCCCCAGTGGGTAGCGTCTTTGAGAAGCGTCCAGAATCCGAGCGGTTCCTCGCCGTCCATGATTGGTCTCCCCCGGAAGAGTGA
- a CDS encoding imm11 family protein, translating into MTEPTAIEVSGEAASHKGKFFLIDASFLGNGRVPGIEIANEQKLIDPGMNVVSRPNGMPDQYPERPHLVHVPEKGGMPRDLEELAGIWIVSEPLKQLFEQLDAEAFAFVACDFSLADGSSAPQYYLGNVLRTLDALDEAASRVRIKLSHNYQTGEDEKLYSLVGGASLVFNQDVVGGAHIFRQDRMGGPPICDRAMFDALSAANFSGVRLRDVADI; encoded by the coding sequence GTGACCGAACCCACCGCCATTGAAGTTTCAGGTGAAGCCGCATCTCATAAGGGCAAATTTTTCCTGATCGACGCCAGCTTCTTGGGAAACGGCAGGGTTCCGGGCATAGAAATCGCCAACGAACAGAAGCTGATCGATCCGGGGATGAATGTCGTCTCGCGTCCTAATGGAATGCCAGATCAGTATCCGGAGCGTCCGCACCTGGTTCATGTACCGGAGAAGGGCGGAATGCCACGCGATCTGGAAGAGCTCGCTGGCATATGGATTGTGTCGGAGCCGTTGAAGCAACTGTTTGAGCAATTGGACGCCGAGGCGTTTGCATTTGTGGCATGCGACTTCAGCCTTGCTGACGGCAGCTCCGCCCCTCAATACTACCTAGGCAATGTGCTGCGCACACTCGATGCCCTGGATGAAGCCGCTTCTCGCGTGAGGATCAAGCTCAGCCACAATTATCAGACCGGCGAGGACGAGAAGCTTTATAGCCTCGTTGGCGGAGCCAGCTTGGTGTTCAATCAGGATGTTGTGGGAGGTGCCCATATCTTCCGCCAGGATCGCATGGGAGGACCTCCCATCTGCGACCGCGCGATGTTTGATGCATTGAGTGCGGCCAACTTCTCCGGCGTACGGCTGCGCGATGTAGCCGATATTTAG
- a CDS encoding putative Na+/H+ antiporter translates to MSKNNANKFSPEVRERAVRLVQESRSEYPSLWVSDESKYMLVSGAVAGGGLTVIANAPNPTGVALLMRGFSDETISIGGLLLWALCSTAVPAGALLLL, encoded by the coding sequence ATGAGCAAGAACAACGCGAACAAATTTTCCCCGGAAGTGCGCGAGCGCGCAGTGCGCCTGGTGCAGGAATCGCGCAGCGAGTACCCGTCGCTGTGGGTATCCGACGAATCAAAATACATGCTGGTTTCGGGCGCAGTCGCGGGTGGAGGTTTAACCGTCATCGCTAATGCCCCCAATCCAACTGGCGTCGCACTGTTGATGCGCGGGTTTTCCGATGAGACGATCAGCATCGGCGGGCTGCTGCTTTGGGCGCTGTGTTCCACTGCTGTGCCCGCTGGCGCTCTGCTCTTGCTGTGA
- a CDS encoding helix-turn-helix domain-containing protein, with translation MEQQDHVRRSAGDSRYFADFATALRYWRDKRGYTQLRLSSESGISQRHISFLESGRSQASREMVLKLGIVLDIPLRERNVMLLAAGYAPAYRERRLSDPELAAVKQALDFMLAQQAPYPALVVDRLWNLVMANAPAAMMMRWLLEMPNGAPLPSEGVNVLKLMLDPNGVRKHLQNWEDVCADLLHWIQREAMSDGLGSEAANLLDELTALPGISETTRVANLDARALPFLPMQIRKDGVALNLFTSIATMGTPHDVTVHELRIESFFPADEATAHWFRERAAMSEQA, from the coding sequence ATGGAACAACAAGACCACGTCCGGCGGAGTGCGGGCGACAGCCGTTACTTTGCCGATTTCGCCACGGCACTGCGCTACTGGCGCGACAAGCGTGGCTATACCCAGCTTCGGCTGTCGAGCGAGAGCGGTATCTCGCAGCGACACATCAGCTTCCTTGAAAGCGGCCGTTCGCAGGCGAGCCGCGAGATGGTTCTGAAACTTGGAATCGTCCTCGACATCCCGCTGCGCGAGCGCAACGTGATGCTGCTGGCGGCCGGCTATGCGCCGGCCTACCGGGAACGCCGCCTGTCCGACCCGGAACTAGCCGCGGTGAAGCAAGCCTTGGACTTCATGCTGGCCCAGCAAGCCCCGTATCCGGCGCTGGTGGTCGATCGGCTGTGGAATCTCGTGATGGCCAATGCGCCGGCGGCAATGATGATGCGCTGGCTGCTCGAGATGCCGAACGGCGCCCCCTTGCCAAGCGAGGGCGTCAATGTGCTGAAACTGATGCTCGATCCGAATGGGGTTCGCAAGCACCTGCAGAACTGGGAAGACGTCTGCGCTGATCTGCTGCATTGGATTCAGCGTGAAGCGATGAGCGACGGCCTCGGGAGCGAGGCGGCGAACTTGCTCGATGAATTGACCGCGTTGCCAGGGATCAGCGAAACGACCCGCGTGGCCAACCTGGATGCGCGTGCGCTGCCCTTCCTACCGATGCAGATTCGCAAGGATGGTGTCGCGCTGAACTTGTTCACTTCAATTGCCACCATGGGCACTCCGCACGACGTGACGGTGCACGAGTTGCGGATTGAATCGTTCTTTCCGGCTGACGAGGCCACGGCACACTGGTTCCGTGAGCGCGCAGCGATGTCGGAACAAGCTTGA
- a CDS encoding DUF1330 domain-containing protein, with the protein MPAYAVAIISETHLNDEIRAYLEQIDSTLQPFAGQFIIHGGPYLSLESEPTADLIVVKFPDLERASRWYESPAYQAIKPLRTANSVGAVFLVQGVPEDHRATDILA; encoded by the coding sequence ATGCCAGCTTATGCCGTCGCCATCATTTCCGAAACGCACCTGAACGACGAGATCCGCGCTTATCTCGAGCAAATCGACTCGACACTCCAGCCGTTCGCAGGCCAGTTCATCATCCACGGCGGGCCGTATCTTTCGTTGGAGAGCGAGCCGACGGCAGACCTGATCGTCGTCAAGTTTCCCGATCTGGAGCGTGCGTCGCGCTGGTATGAGTCACCGGCCTACCAAGCGATAAAACCATTAAGGACGGCAAACAGCGTTGGGGCAGTGTTTCTCGTCCAAGGTGTGCCGGAAGACCACCGCGCTACGGACATTCTTGCTTGA
- a CDS encoding aldehyde dehydrogenase family protein: MQRIEHIYIDGEFVTPHGQEWFDLYNPSTEEVIGQVRLGDEHDAQRAIAAAKAALPAWSRTTREERLAALHRMHQAIAAREDDLMEAIVKEYGAPAARGRWMATYPADVFAQAIETLESFEFEEQVGIARVILTPVGVAGLITPWNSNAGFICNKLSAALAAGCTAVIKPSEMSALQTQIVIEALHEAGLPKGVFNIVNGRGDVVGEEIARHPDVAKISFTGSSAVGQHLVATGAATMKRVTLELGGKSPTLVLDDADFASIMPLVLNAGFMNSGQACIAGTRILVPRSRLAAFERAAKEALLQYKSGDPRDPETTIGPMVSAKQWERVQNYIRIGIDEGATVLAGGEGRPDGLQAGWFVKPTIFTNATNQMRIAREEIFGPVLTVIAYEDEADAIAIANDTRYGLNAMVLGQDVERCERVARQIDSGRVLINTLAHEPRAPFGGFKHSGLGREMGRWGMSAYLEPKALLKA, translated from the coding sequence ATGCAGCGCATTGAACATATCTATATCGACGGCGAATTCGTGACGCCGCACGGCCAGGAGTGGTTCGATCTTTACAACCCGAGCACCGAGGAAGTCATCGGTCAAGTGCGGCTTGGCGACGAGCACGATGCGCAGCGAGCTATCGCAGCCGCCAAGGCCGCCCTGCCGGCCTGGTCACGCACCACGCGCGAAGAGCGTCTGGCTGCGCTGCACCGCATGCATCAGGCCATCGCCGCGCGCGAGGATGATCTGATGGAAGCGATCGTGAAGGAGTACGGTGCGCCTGCGGCGCGCGGACGCTGGATGGCGACTTACCCGGCCGATGTGTTCGCCCAGGCCATCGAGACGCTGGAGTCCTTCGAGTTCGAGGAACAGGTCGGGATCGCACGCGTGATCCTCACGCCGGTGGGCGTGGCCGGCCTGATTACGCCGTGGAACAGCAATGCGGGCTTTATCTGCAACAAGCTTTCGGCAGCGCTGGCAGCGGGCTGCACCGCCGTCATCAAGCCCAGCGAGATGAGCGCCCTGCAGACGCAGATCGTGATCGAGGCGCTGCACGAGGCTGGCTTGCCCAAGGGCGTCTTCAATATCGTCAATGGCCGCGGCGACGTAGTTGGCGAGGAAATCGCGCGCCATCCGGATGTCGCCAAGATATCGTTCACCGGTTCGTCCGCGGTCGGCCAGCATCTGGTGGCAACCGGTGCGGCCACCATGAAGCGTGTCACGCTGGAACTCGGCGGCAAGTCGCCGACCCTGGTGCTCGACGATGCCGATTTCGCCAGCATCATGCCGCTGGTGCTGAACGCCGGCTTCATGAACAGCGGCCAGGCCTGTATCGCCGGCACCCGCATCCTGGTGCCGCGTAGCCGGCTCGCAGCATTCGAGCGCGCCGCCAAAGAAGCTCTCTTGCAGTACAAATCCGGCGATCCGCGCGATCCAGAGACCACTATCGGCCCGATGGTGAGTGCGAAGCAATGGGAACGCGTCCAGAACTATATTCGTATCGGCATCGACGAAGGTGCGACGGTGCTCGCGGGCGGCGAGGGCCGGCCGGACGGATTGCAGGCCGGCTGGTTCGTCAAGCCGACGATCTTCACGAACGCCACCAACCAGATGCGTATTGCGCGTGAGGAAATCTTCGGTCCGGTGCTGACCGTGATTGCCTACGAGGACGAGGCCGATGCGATCGCGATCGCCAACGACACGCGCTACGGTCTGAACGCGATGGTGCTGGGTCAGGATGTCGAGCGTTGCGAACGCGTGGCGCGTCAGATCGATTCAGGGCGGGTGCTGATCAATACGCTTGCGCATGAGCCACGCGCGCCGTTCGGCGGTTTCAAGCATTCGGGGCTTGGCCGCGAAATGGGCAGATGGGGGATGAGCGCGTATCTGGAACCCAAGGCGCTGCTGAAGGCATGA
- a CDS encoding LysR family transcriptional regulator, which produces MHRTGMTELEVVLAVARRNSFRGAAQELGMSTTAVSSAVAGLEARLKVRLFNRSTRSVAPTDAGQRYIERIAPALAEIQSAGEEAGSGPDIPSGTLRINAPQGAVLLLMESLIGEYARRYPQVRVDIVSESRMIDIVGEGFDAGIRLAESVPQDMIAVPLTGDVRMLVVATPEYLKLHGTPIHPRDLLGHQSIGMRMSHGGIYRWELERDGEKLQMDLPVRMAFNELPVIKEAVLQGHGIGFIAEWFIEWELASGALVPVLTPWCQPFGGLRLYYPGHRFVPARLRALIELVHGLRPAGAVRTPEKR; this is translated from the coding sequence ATGCATCGCACAGGGATGACGGAACTCGAAGTGGTACTGGCAGTCGCGCGGCGCAACAGTTTCCGTGGTGCGGCGCAGGAACTCGGCATGTCCACCACGGCGGTAAGCAGCGCCGTGGCCGGGCTGGAGGCGCGCCTCAAGGTGCGCCTGTTCAACCGCTCGACGCGCAGCGTCGCGCCGACCGATGCCGGGCAGCGTTATATAGAGCGAATTGCGCCAGCGCTGGCCGAAATCCAGAGCGCCGGTGAAGAGGCGGGCAGCGGGCCGGATATACCGAGCGGCACGCTGCGGATCAACGCACCGCAGGGCGCGGTGCTACTGCTGATGGAATCCTTGATCGGCGAGTACGCGCGGCGCTACCCGCAGGTGCGCGTGGATATCGTGAGCGAGTCGCGGATGATTGATATTGTCGGCGAGGGCTTCGACGCGGGGATTCGCCTCGCCGAGTCCGTGCCGCAGGACATGATTGCGGTGCCGCTGACTGGCGACGTCCGCATGCTGGTGGTGGCAACGCCCGAGTATCTGAAGCTTCATGGCACGCCTATTCATCCGCGCGATCTGCTCGGGCATCAGAGCATCGGCATGCGTATGTCGCACGGCGGCATCTACCGGTGGGAGCTTGAGCGCGATGGCGAGAAGCTGCAGATGGATTTGCCGGTGCGGATGGCGTTCAACGAATTGCCGGTCATCAAGGAAGCGGTGCTGCAGGGACACGGGATCGGTTTTATCGCCGAATGGTTTATCGAGTGGGAACTGGCCTCAGGCGCGCTGGTACCGGTGCTGACGCCGTGGTGCCAGCCCTTTGGCGGATTGCGGCTTTACTATCCAGGACACCGCTTCGTGCCCGCGCGTCTGCGCGCGCTCATCGAACTGGTTCACGGACTGCGTCCAGCGGGAGCAGTACGCACGCCGGAAAAGCGCTGA
- the blaOXA gene encoding class D beta-lactamase, giving the protein MKSKFRRFAKAALPLLMTLLGSAGAHAELPVVDIGARFQEQQVEGTLVLLDGQTGEFRRYDEVRAAKRYLPASTYKIPHSLIALETGEAKSKDFEIEWDSKRVPRQPWWPAAWAQNHTLESALQNSAVWYYQEIARRIGAERMQAYVDRFNYGNRNISGGIDQFWLTGALRISANEQVEFLRRFYVNQFGLSERTVQMTKDMLILEQTPDYRLSGKTGWAGLGEPGAPQTGWLVGYLERQGKVFYFALNIDVKKSQDAAARMKIVRAVFGDLGLLSAGPAGSTPQGAQSAISGGVR; this is encoded by the coding sequence ATGAAGTCAAAATTTCGTCGGTTTGCCAAAGCAGCCTTGCCGCTGTTAATGACCTTGCTCGGATCGGCAGGTGCTCATGCCGAACTACCAGTGGTCGATATCGGTGCGCGATTTCAAGAGCAGCAAGTCGAGGGCACCCTCGTCCTTCTTGACGGACAGACCGGAGAGTTTCGGCGCTATGACGAGGTCAGAGCCGCTAAACGGTATTTGCCAGCGTCTACCTACAAAATTCCCCATTCGCTTATTGCATTGGAAACAGGTGAAGCGAAAAGCAAGGACTTCGAAATCGAGTGGGACAGTAAACGCGTCCCTCGCCAGCCATGGTGGCCGGCGGCATGGGCGCAAAACCATACGCTTGAATCGGCGCTACAAAACTCCGCCGTCTGGTACTACCAGGAAATCGCCAGGCGCATTGGCGCGGAACGTATGCAGGCATATGTCGACCGCTTCAACTATGGCAATCGGAACATTTCTGGAGGCATCGATCAATTTTGGCTAACTGGTGCGCTGAGAATTTCGGCGAACGAGCAGGTGGAATTCTTGCGTCGGTTCTACGTCAATCAATTCGGGCTGTCCGAGCGCACGGTGCAGATGACCAAAGACATGCTCATCCTGGAACAGACACCGGACTACCGTCTGAGTGGCAAGACGGGATGGGCCGGACTTGGCGAACCAGGCGCGCCGCAAACGGGCTGGCTTGTAGGCTACCTGGAACGGCAGGGAAAGGTTTTCTACTTCGCGCTCAACATTGACGTGAAGAAAAGCCAGGATGCCGCTGCCCGCATGAAAATCGTGCGCGCTGTATTCGGCGACCTGGGCTTGCTGTCGGCCGGGCCTGCCGGGTCAACGCCGCAGGGTGCGCAGTCTGCGATTTCTGGCGGTGTTAGATAG
- a CDS encoding SDR family NAD(P)-dependent oxidoreductase — MSNFLKNRVAIVTGAGGGLGRTHAQELARHGAQVVVNDLGESAQAVAEEIRRAGGQAIAHQGDVTRYEDMEAMAAHAVAEFGRVDILVNNAGVLRDRSFAKMSLEEFRLVLDVHVMGTVHATKAVWSGMRERNYGRIIMTTSSSGLYGNFGQSNYGAAKMALVGLMQTLALEGAARNVRVNCLAPSAVTAMTEGLLPPEAQAVMTPERVSTALLALVGEDAPTRMILLAGGGSFESAQITMTQGIHIADGKDPAVTLPAKLADVQDQAGQMSPASGWDQARHEVAKALAGGSST, encoded by the coding sequence ATGTCGAACTTCTTGAAAAACCGGGTGGCGATAGTCACCGGCGCAGGCGGCGGGCTGGGGCGCACACATGCGCAGGAGCTGGCGCGTCACGGCGCCCAGGTCGTCGTGAATGACCTGGGCGAATCCGCACAGGCCGTGGCCGAGGAAATTCGGCGAGCAGGCGGTCAGGCCATCGCGCATCAGGGCGACGTTACCCGTTACGAAGACATGGAAGCCATGGCTGCGCATGCCGTCGCTGAGTTCGGACGGGTGGACATCCTGGTGAACAACGCTGGGGTGTTGCGTGACCGTAGCTTCGCCAAGATGTCGCTGGAAGAATTCCGCCTGGTACTCGATGTGCATGTCATGGGGACGGTCCATGCCACCAAGGCGGTGTGGTCGGGAATGCGCGAACGGAACTATGGCCGCATCATCATGACGACCTCTTCGTCAGGGCTATATGGGAACTTCGGTCAGTCCAACTACGGTGCGGCGAAGATGGCGCTGGTGGGGCTGATGCAGACGCTGGCGCTGGAAGGCGCTGCAAGGAATGTGCGGGTGAACTGCCTTGCCCCCAGCGCGGTCACGGCCATGACGGAAGGACTGCTGCCGCCCGAGGCGCAGGCGGTAATGACGCCGGAACGCGTTAGTACCGCGCTGTTGGCCTTGGTGGGTGAGGACGCTCCCACGCGCATGATTCTTCTGGCGGGCGGCGGCAGTTTCGAAAGCGCCCAGATCACCATGACACAAGGCATACATATCGCCGACGGCAAGGATCCCGCCGTTACGCTGCCGGCAAAGTTGGCGGATGTGCAGGATCAGGCTGGCCAGATGAGCCCGGCCTCGGGCTGGGACCAAGCCAGGCATGAAGTGGCTAAAGCGTTGGCTGGGGGCAGCAGTACATAG